A genomic region of bacterium contains the following coding sequences:
- the clpA gene encoding ATP-dependent Clp protease ATP-binding subunit ClpA, with protein sequence MSRITRELQLTLQAAMREAISRRHEYLTVEHLLYALLHDERGAEVLRHSGANLKRLKGGLEHFLEEEIEAAPGEGPVETLQTLAFHRVIQSAVSHAENAEREEVEAGDMVAAIFQEPEAHAVQLLREQGVTRFDVLKYISHGISKLPDDRGMNGSGGDPDRTPAEMDDEEGEVSDPLTAFASNLTELAKEGKLDPLIGRRDEIDRAIHILARRRKNNPIFVGESGVGKTALAEGLAQKIVSGEVPRDLKGAEIFALDLGSMLAGTKYRGDFEARFKALVAAVKERDNPVVFIDEIHTILGAGAAQGATVDASNMLKPLLQNGELRCMGSTTYQEYRHFEKDRALARRFQKIEVHEPSNDEAVKILQGLAPKYEEHHGVHYTVPSLKACVELSAKHLQDRFLPDKAIDVMDEVGAAVRLGSKERRKNISVRDVELLISRMAKIPLPTASSSDRENLENLVPDLKRVVFGQDDAISTVVRAVKRARAGLGGADRPVGSFLFMGPTGVGKTELAKQLAKTLNVQFMRFDMSEFMEKHAVARLIGAPPGYVGYDQGGILVDSVRRNPYAVLLLDEIEKAHPDLFDILLQVMDHATLTDNHGREASFRHVTLIMTSNVGARGMTDRSIGFGDESRSDGHKDVERLFSPEFRNRLDEVVTFKQLTPEIMRRVVDKFVVEVEKQLEEKKIKIELGESARIWLADKGFDKLFGARPLARVIQSALKDKLADEILFGKLAKGGKVGVDVADGELVFVYEAN encoded by the coding sequence ATGAGTCGAATCACGCGAGAGTTGCAACTGACCCTACAGGCGGCCATGCGCGAGGCCATTTCTCGACGCCACGAATACCTGACCGTGGAGCACTTGCTGTACGCGTTGCTCCACGATGAGCGTGGGGCCGAGGTTCTGCGCCACAGCGGCGCGAATCTGAAGCGATTGAAAGGCGGCCTGGAGCACTTCCTGGAAGAGGAAATCGAGGCCGCACCGGGTGAGGGTCCGGTCGAAACCCTACAGACTCTGGCCTTTCATCGCGTGATCCAGTCCGCGGTTTCCCACGCCGAGAATGCTGAACGCGAAGAAGTCGAAGCCGGGGATATGGTTGCGGCCATTTTCCAGGAACCCGAGGCGCATGCGGTGCAACTCCTGCGAGAGCAGGGCGTGACCCGCTTCGACGTCCTCAAGTACATCTCACACGGTATTTCTAAACTGCCCGACGATCGCGGGATGAACGGATCGGGCGGGGACCCGGATCGAACCCCGGCCGAGATGGACGATGAGGAGGGTGAGGTCTCCGATCCCCTGACCGCGTTCGCGTCCAACCTGACCGAACTCGCAAAAGAAGGAAAACTCGATCCACTGATCGGGCGACGCGACGAGATCGATCGCGCCATTCACATACTTGCCCGACGGCGCAAGAACAATCCGATTTTCGTCGGAGAATCGGGAGTAGGCAAGACGGCTCTGGCCGAGGGTCTGGCGCAGAAGATCGTTTCCGGTGAGGTACCCCGCGATCTGAAGGGCGCTGAGATCTTCGCACTCGACCTGGGTTCGATGCTCGCGGGAACGAAGTATCGCGGAGATTTCGAGGCTCGCTTCAAAGCGCTCGTAGCGGCGGTCAAGGAGCGCGACAACCCGGTCGTGTTCATCGATGAGATCCACACGATTCTGGGCGCGGGGGCCGCTCAGGGCGCGACCGTCGACGCCTCGAATATGCTCAAGCCACTGCTGCAAAATGGCGAGCTGCGCTGCATGGGCTCGACCACCTATCAGGAATACCGCCATTTCGAAAAGGACCGGGCGCTGGCGCGGCGCTTCCAGAAGATCGAAGTCCACGAACCGTCGAACGACGAGGCCGTGAAGATTCTCCAGGGGCTCGCGCCGAAATACGAAGAACACCACGGCGTGCACTACACGGTCCCCTCGCTCAAGGCGTGCGTAGAACTTTCCGCGAAACACTTGCAGGACCGCTTCCTGCCGGACAAGGCCATCGACGTGATGGATGAGGTGGGCGCGGCCGTTCGCCTGGGCAGCAAGGAACGACGCAAAAACATCAGCGTGAGAGACGTGGAGCTTCTGATCTCGCGCATGGCCAAGATTCCGCTACCGACGGCGTCGAGTTCGGATCGCGAGAACCTCGAGAACCTGGTACCCGATCTGAAGCGTGTGGTCTTCGGACAGGACGATGCGATCTCCACGGTCGTACGCGCGGTAAAACGCGCACGCGCGGGTCTGGGCGGAGCGGACCGCCCAGTAGGATCCTTCTTGTTCATGGGCCCCACCGGCGTGGGCAAGACCGAACTCGCCAAACAACTCGCCAAGACCCTGAACGTACAGTTCATGCGCTTCGATATGAGCGAATTCATGGAAAAGCACGCCGTCGCGCGCTTGATCGGTGCACCTCCGGGCTACGTGGGTTACGACCAGGGAGGCATCCTGGTCGACAGCGTGCGCCGCAACCCCTACGCGGTTCTGCTCCTCGACGAGATCGAAAAGGCCCACCCCGATCTCTTCGACATCCTGCTCCAGGTAATGGATCACGCCACACTGACCGACAATCACGGCCGCGAGGCCAGCTTCCGTCACGTAACGCTGATCATGACCAGCAACGTGGGGGCCCGGGGCATGACCGATCGTTCGATCGGCTTCGGTGACGAGTCGCGAAGCGATGGTCACAAGGACGTGGAACGACTCTTCAGCCCCGAGTTCCGCAACCGTCTCGACGAGGTCGTCACATTCAAGCAGCTGACGCCCGAGATCATGAGGCGAGTCGTAGACAAGTTCGTGGTCGAAGTCGAGAAACAACTCGAGGAAAAGAAGATCAAGATCGAGCTCGGAGAATCCGCCCGCATCTGGCTGGCCGACAAGGGCTTCGACAAACTATTTGGTGCGCGCCCACTGGCGCGGGTGATCCAGAGCGCACTCAAGGACAAGCTGGCCGACGAAATCCTTTTCGGGAAACTCGCCAAGGGCGGAAAGGTCGGAGTAGACGTGGCCGACGGCGAGTTGGTCTTCGTATACGAAGCAAACTGA
- a CDS encoding HAMP domain-containing protein yields the protein MTISRKIFGLASIFAFVLVTVGTYALSRMAQLSKDVQFVSAQVTTLNETSGTLNRVAAGQLRQILEFERAMSAATGRGHGPSQEARYGTARQRFESLGAAVEGLIQKGEGEIQAAMLRPLPAEERKKLSLLSDRLLDLGVEQRAFSEKASVIFSEVDEGAISVAVAHAAGLSPGAATFDLELASLAADIRAHTGEALTESQRGVAASRAGMLLLVGFGTMFSLIGWALMARSVVAPLHEVGLIAEAVATGKTDVRFPTEVRDETGRVFDAVRQLSDAVLAAEQRTDDKAKDLEGALARVAEQNRRLHALERELVEARQQTGSVGPREIIGNQRHTDT from the coding sequence GTGACGATCAGCAGAAAGATCTTCGGACTGGCAAGCATATTCGCATTTGTTCTCGTTACCGTCGGAACCTATGCACTTTCGCGAATGGCGCAGTTGAGCAAGGATGTCCAGTTCGTATCGGCACAGGTTACGACACTGAACGAAACCAGTGGCACACTGAATCGTGTCGCCGCAGGACAGCTTCGTCAGATCCTCGAGTTCGAACGCGCCATGAGTGCTGCAACCGGGCGGGGTCACGGACCGTCGCAAGAAGCCAGGTACGGAACCGCTCGCCAGCGGTTCGAAAGCCTGGGTGCCGCGGTAGAAGGCTTGATCCAGAAGGGCGAGGGCGAGATTCAGGCTGCGATGCTACGCCCCCTTCCGGCGGAAGAGCGCAAGAAACTCTCTCTGCTCAGTGATCGCCTGCTCGACCTCGGCGTTGAGCAACGCGCGTTCTCCGAAAAGGCCTCCGTCATCTTTTCGGAGGTTGACGAGGGGGCCATCTCCGTGGCGGTTGCCCACGCAGCCGGCCTCAGTCCGGGCGCGGCCACATTTGATCTCGAACTCGCCAGTCTGGCTGCGGACATCCGGGCCCATACCGGCGAAGCACTGACCGAATCCCAGCGCGGTGTGGCGGCCAGCAGAGCCGGAATGCTCCTGCTCGTGGGTTTTGGGACGATGTTCAGCCTGATCGGGTGGGCGCTCATGGCCCGAAGTGTCGTCGCTCCACTCCACGAAGTCGGTCTGATTGCCGAGGCCGTGGCGACGGGCAAGACCGACGTCCGCTTTCCGACCGAGGTCCGGGACGAGACCGGCCGAGTGTTCGACGCCGTTCGCCAGCTCTCGGACGCGGTGCTGGCTGCTGAGCAGCGCACCGATGACAAGGCCAAGGATCTGGAGGGGGCACTCGCGCGAGTCGCCGAGCAGAACCGCCGCCTCCATGCGCTCGAACGGGAACTCGTGGAAGCCCGCCAGCAGACGGGCTCCGTCGGACCCCGTGAAATCATCGGAAATCAGCGGCATACCGACACCTAG
- a CDS encoding DUF1232 domain-containing protein — MSDPLKVTFKLGERDLAHFRRIMKRAVVAANEQDEADIVSGAFEMIEKARAMKPPAYVLDRLDRLETIVLMTQDTGWSLPKSSKSKILAAVGYFTNPDDLIPDDIPGLGFLDDAIMIELVEQELRIELAGYDEFCRARDREEERPWYTQGRVTRDKRIEVHRKRIREKIRSRMANARDRNQGPRRFKLW, encoded by the coding sequence ATGTCGGATCCTCTCAAGGTCACTTTCAAGCTCGGAGAGCGCGATCTCGCGCATTTCCGACGAATCATGAAGAGGGCAGTCGTAGCTGCCAACGAGCAGGACGAAGCCGATATCGTGTCGGGCGCTTTCGAGATGATCGAAAAAGCTCGAGCGATGAAGCCACCGGCTTACGTGCTCGATCGTCTCGATCGCCTCGAGACGATCGTGCTCATGACCCAGGATACCGGATGGAGCCTGCCGAAATCGAGCAAATCGAAGATCCTGGCCGCGGTCGGCTATTTCACCAATCCGGACGATCTGATTCCCGACGACATTCCCGGACTGGGATTTCTGGACGACGCGATCATGATCGAACTGGTAGAGCAGGAGCTTCGGATTGAACTCGCGGGCTACGACGAGTTCTGTCGGGCTCGCGATCGAGAGGAAGAACGTCCCTGGTACACGCAGGGCCGGGTCACTCGCGACAAACGAATTGAAGTGCACCGCAAGCGCATCCGTGAGAAAATTCGATCCCGGATGGCGAATGCACGCGACCGGAATCAGGGGCCCAGACGCTTCAAGCTCTGGTAG
- a CDS encoding DUF58 domain-containing protein, with product MLAREIIQRVREIQVRTGRQVADVLAGEYESVFKGRGLEFDEVRPYVPGDDVRIIDWKVTARMGEPYVKRYVEERQLTLMLMADVSASQDFGSAGRSKREAAAELCALLAFSATRNDDKVGLTLFHGDIEQFIPPRKGQRHALRVVREVLAHGLDEANEKTPQPGSGPRSWFARGRRLRKAREATEIANALQFLLSVTSRKTVCFVVSDFFDENYEEALRTANRKHDVIAVLVTDPRELELPGVGLVALADAETGRARVYDTASSGFRREFEKRARERVEGLEFRLRRSGIDFIHIDAAGSVVDPLVRFFRMRERRIRR from the coding sequence ATGCTGGCCCGCGAGATCATCCAGCGCGTCCGAGAGATCCAGGTGCGAACGGGCCGCCAGGTGGCGGACGTGTTGGCAGGTGAGTACGAATCCGTGTTCAAGGGACGCGGTCTGGAGTTCGACGAAGTGCGTCCCTACGTCCCCGGCGATGATGTGCGCATTATCGACTGGAAGGTGACGGCGCGTATGGGTGAGCCCTACGTGAAACGCTATGTCGAGGAACGGCAGCTCACGCTCATGCTGATGGCCGATGTCTCCGCATCCCAGGATTTCGGCTCGGCGGGTCGTTCCAAGCGCGAAGCCGCTGCGGAGTTGTGCGCGTTACTGGCGTTCTCCGCGACGCGCAATGACGATAAAGTGGGCTTGACCCTGTTCCACGGAGACATTGAACAGTTCATCCCACCGCGCAAAGGTCAACGCCACGCTCTGCGCGTCGTACGCGAGGTTCTCGCACACGGTCTCGATGAGGCGAACGAGAAAACGCCCCAGCCCGGATCGGGCCCGCGCTCCTGGTTCGCTCGGGGGCGACGCCTTCGCAAAGCGCGAGAAGCCACCGAGATCGCCAATGCGCTGCAATTCCTGCTTTCGGTGACCTCGCGCAAGACGGTGTGTTTCGTGGTCAGTGATTTCTTTGACGAGAACTACGAAGAGGCCCTGCGTACTGCGAATCGAAAACACGACGTGATCGCGGTTCTTGTGACGGATCCGCGCGAACTGGAACTTCCCGGAGTCGGTCTCGTGGCTCTGGCTGATGCAGAGACCGGCCGTGCGCGCGTCTACGACACGGCGTCGAGCGGATTTCGCCGCGAGTTCGAAAAGCGGGCTCGGGAACGCGTCGAAGGACTCGAGTTTCGCCTGCGTCGCTCCGGGATCGACTTCATTCACATTGATGCAGCCGGTTCCGTCGTCGATCCCCTGGTGCGTTTCTTCCGCATGCGCGAGCGCAGGATACGCCGATGA
- a CDS encoding ATP-dependent Clp protease adaptor ClpS, translating to MADKPKNPGGGRPGLDGEREGGLATEERQKAKRPARFKVILYNDNYTPMEFVVALLEQVFSKGPAEATQLMLQIHQAGMGIAGVYVLEVAETKVARVHELAEERGYPLRAGAEQE from the coding sequence GTGGCGGACAAACCAAAAAATCCGGGTGGCGGCCGGCCCGGGCTGGACGGAGAGCGCGAAGGCGGGCTGGCGACGGAAGAACGCCAGAAGGCCAAGCGGCCTGCGCGTTTCAAGGTGATCCTGTACAACGACAACTACACGCCGATGGAGTTCGTGGTGGCATTGCTAGAACAGGTTTTCAGCAAGGGCCCCGCGGAGGCGACACAGCTCATGCTTCAGATTCACCAGGCGGGAATGGGTATTGCCGGTGTCTACGTCCTGGAAGTCGCCGAGACGAAGGTGGCACGGGTTCACGAACTTGCAGAGGAGCGAGGCTATCCATTGCGGGCCGGAGCGGAACAGGAATGA
- a CDS encoding N-acetyltransferase, with product MAEIELLNGVAEVPKDDWNALVGDQSPFLEWDFLASLEQADCVGDTSGWSARPLVARENGRVVAACPLYLKSHSEGEFVFDWNWADAAERAGISYYPKLLVGIPFTPVGGTRFLVASDQDRTHWVSQLGHALLGLCEDNDLSGVHVLFCAPEEVEPLERLGFELRIGVQYHWLNEGYADFNEYLSRFRSKRRNQIKRERRGMVEEGIEIEALTGDEITPDLIDPMYEFYCSTVNTRMWGRQYLNRKLFELLIERSRHRLCFIVARQKGQIIAGTTNVQKGDALYGRYWGTRQDVRYLHFNVCYYAAVEHCIRHGLKRFEPGAGGEYKQTRGFDGQPTYSLHFLREPRLRQAVSRFLSGERDHMRDSIEWLHENSVLKPNEVT from the coding sequence ATGGCGGAAATCGAGCTGCTGAACGGGGTCGCCGAGGTCCCAAAAGATGACTGGAACGCCCTGGTGGGCGATCAGTCCCCCTTTCTGGAGTGGGATTTCCTGGCTTCGCTCGAGCAGGCCGATTGCGTGGGCGACACCAGCGGCTGGAGCGCCCGGCCACTGGTCGCGCGCGAGAATGGTCGGGTGGTGGCGGCCTGTCCTCTCTACCTGAAGTCCCATAGTGAAGGTGAGTTCGTCTTCGATTGGAACTGGGCGGATGCCGCTGAACGCGCAGGAATTTCCTACTACCCGAAGCTGCTGGTCGGGATTCCCTTCACCCCCGTTGGAGGGACTCGCTTTCTGGTCGCATCGGATCAGGATCGAACGCACTGGGTGAGTCAGCTCGGTCATGCGCTGCTCGGCCTGTGTGAGGACAATGATCTTTCGGGTGTGCATGTCCTGTTCTGCGCACCCGAGGAGGTCGAACCCCTGGAGCGTCTCGGCTTCGAGCTTCGGATCGGTGTTCAGTATCACTGGTTGAACGAAGGCTATGCGGATTTCAATGAGTACCTGAGTCGCTTTCGCAGCAAGCGCCGCAATCAGATCAAGCGCGAGCGTCGGGGAATGGTAGAAGAAGGTATCGAGATCGAAGCCCTTACCGGCGACGAGATCACGCCGGATCTGATCGATCCCATGTACGAGTTCTATTGCTCGACGGTAAATACGCGCATGTGGGGCCGCCAGTATCTGAATCGCAAGCTATTCGAGCTCTTGATCGAGCGCTCCCGGCATCGCCTGTGTTTCATCGTCGCGCGGCAGAAGGGCCAGATCATTGCCGGTACGACGAATGTGCAGAAAGGGGATGCGCTCTACGGGCGCTACTGGGGGACCCGCCAGGATGTCCGCTATCTGCACTTCAATGTCTGCTACTACGCAGCCGTCGAACACTGCATCAGGCACGGACTGAAACGTTTTGAACCCGGAGCCGGCGGAGAGTACAAACAAACCCGCGGATTCGATGGTCAACCCACGTACAGTCTGCACTTCCTGCGCGAACCGCGTCTTCGACAGGCCGTTTCGCGCTTCCTCTCCGGTGAACGAGACCATATGCGTGACTCGATCGAGTGGCTGCACGAGAATAGCGTTCTGAAACCGAACGAAGTCACCTGA
- a CDS encoding VWA domain-containing protein — MASWELRDPLFLLAVVLAPLVYVLAAGVNSSVTYSSLEIADRSPISWRARLSFTPALLLSLSALLLAIALAGPRTGDATTTVHREGIAIALVVDQSGSMEARDFVEGDLSLSRLDVVKNIVREFVAGGEDLLGRADDLLGLVAFARYADALCPLTLDHLNLLAILDELDIARARGDDGTAVGEGLALAVERLRRLEDVPSKLIILLTDGVNNSGAIEPLQAAQLAAAHDIRVYAIGAGRTGRAPVPVQGPDGRVHLQRMYVELDEKTLKAIAEKTGGRYFHADSAEALQQVYQEIDQLERSEISEVRYLQYTEYYGAFTLAGLIFLALSGLSGGTVFRRLP, encoded by the coding sequence ATGGCTAGTTGGGAGCTTCGGGATCCGCTTTTCCTGCTCGCCGTCGTGCTTGCACCGCTGGTCTACGTGCTGGCCGCCGGTGTGAATTCCTCGGTCACCTACTCGAGCCTCGAGATTGCGGATCGCTCGCCCATTTCCTGGCGCGCCAGACTCTCATTCACCCCGGCTCTGCTCCTCAGCCTTTCCGCGCTCCTCCTGGCGATTGCGCTCGCGGGACCGAGAACTGGCGACGCGACGACTACCGTGCACCGCGAGGGGATCGCGATTGCGCTGGTCGTCGACCAGTCTGGATCGATGGAGGCGCGGGATTTCGTCGAGGGCGATCTCAGTCTGAGCCGACTCGATGTGGTCAAGAATATCGTCCGAGAATTCGTGGCCGGGGGCGAAGACCTGCTGGGTCGCGCCGATGACCTGCTGGGTCTGGTCGCGTTCGCGCGTTATGCGGATGCACTCTGTCCGCTTACCCTCGACCATCTGAATCTTCTGGCGATTCTGGACGAGCTCGATATCGCACGCGCCCGCGGAGACGATGGAACCGCCGTCGGCGAGGGGCTGGCGCTCGCCGTCGAGCGTCTTCGCCGACTCGAGGACGTTCCTTCCAAACTGATCATCCTCTTGACCGATGGAGTCAATAATTCCGGCGCAATCGAACCACTGCAGGCGGCACAACTAGCAGCTGCGCACGATATTCGTGTCTATGCCATTGGCGCCGGTCGTACGGGACGCGCGCCCGTACCCGTCCAGGGACCCGATGGCCGTGTCCACCTGCAGCGTATGTACGTCGAACTCGATGAGAAGACGCTGAAGGCCATCGCCGAAAAGACGGGTGGACGCTACTTCCACGCCGATTCGGCTGAGGCATTGCAGCAGGTCTACCAGGAGATCGATCAGCTCGAACGCAGTGAGATCAGCGAGGTTCGCTACCTGCAATACACCGAGTACTACGGCGCATTCACACTCGCCGGCCTGATCTTTCTGGCACTCTCCGGCCTATCCGGTGGAACCGTGTTCCGGAGACTTCCGTGA
- a CDS encoding PilZ domain-containing protein: MSETPTVLLIDDGELREARDLLDDLEVEYQHIQGSKHRGLLPDPDKLLITTSRLAIALQCRRTAGGDEDRATWIAFLHGDSRTQRQVLERAGFDFMVRQPVHPAALRLLLVRALYRGPESRRAGRVAFGYEVSMKLKLRNHKATLTDLSPGGCRLLSSKVLERSQKLVVRIPAEVAGGKRLELPGTVARCGQGEGEGGSEGQSAYGIRFARLSCESRDRLRDLLLAHATGPAVLPESVPQAGKRKEKPAAPHSESREHPRKHFNEKMTAIGGNSRAETYHVLLGRDVSMGGMRIERDPSLKIGDELRLAVQPQGSSESILLEAQVIRDDGTSGLALRFEWLDPETEPNLRELVDELPSIESLHAEAGKPARVLTRMLSTFRRN; the protein is encoded by the coding sequence ATGTCCGAAACGCCCACAGTGCTGCTGATCGATGACGGTGAGTTGAGAGAAGCCCGCGATCTGCTCGACGATCTCGAGGTGGAATACCAGCACATCCAGGGGTCGAAGCACAGAGGCCTGCTACCCGATCCAGACAAGCTTCTGATCACGACATCACGACTCGCTATCGCACTTCAGTGTCGGCGCACGGCGGGAGGTGACGAAGATCGGGCGACCTGGATCGCGTTTCTGCACGGGGACTCTCGGACGCAGCGTCAGGTCCTGGAACGCGCTGGGTTCGACTTCATGGTGCGCCAACCCGTCCACCCCGCAGCCTTGCGTCTCTTGCTAGTTCGAGCCCTGTATCGAGGGCCCGAGAGCCGACGCGCAGGACGCGTCGCCTTCGGCTACGAAGTGAGCATGAAGCTCAAGCTTCGCAATCACAAAGCGACTTTGACTGATCTTTCTCCAGGCGGTTGCCGCCTGCTTTCTTCGAAGGTTCTGGAGCGCAGCCAAAAGCTCGTTGTTCGCATCCCTGCCGAAGTCGCGGGCGGGAAAAGACTGGAACTTCCGGGCACGGTTGCCCGTTGCGGCCAGGGCGAAGGAGAGGGAGGTTCCGAGGGCCAGAGTGCCTACGGCATTCGCTTTGCCCGACTCAGCTGCGAGTCACGTGATCGACTACGCGATCTCCTGCTCGCGCACGCCACCGGACCGGCCGTCCTGCCCGAATCGGTTCCACAGGCTGGCAAACGCAAGGAAAAGCCAGCGGCCCCTCACAGCGAGTCCCGCGAACATCCCCGCAAGCACTTCAATGAAAAGATGACGGCGATCGGCGGCAACTCTCGCGCGGAGACGTACCATGTACTCCTGGGGCGCGACGTTTCCATGGGCGGAATGCGAATCGAACGCGATCCCTCGTTGAAAATCGGCGACGAGCTTCGCCTGGCCGTCCAGCCGCAGGGATCTTCCGAGTCCATTTTGCTCGAAGCTCAGGTGATTCGCGACGACGGCACCTCTGGCCTGGCGCTGCGCTTCGAGTGGCTCGACCCAGAAACCGAGCCTAACCTGCGCGAATTGGTCGACGAGTTACCGTCGATCGAATCATTGCACGCTGAGGCTGGCAAACCCGCGCGGGTACTCACGCGAATGCTATCGACTTTCCGCAGAAACTGA
- a CDS encoding 1-acyl-sn-glycerol-3-phosphate acyltransferase translates to MKQLIRVLGSLVFWSFLVASSVALFPFAVAIWALTLAFDRHLRILHQFTCFWASLYTWLNPIWPVKVEGRNKIRRDTAYVIVVNHQSLLDILVLFRLFVHFKWVSKIENFRVPFIGWNMSMNRYIKLVRGDRESIIQMIAESQRTLESGSSIMMFPEGTRSSDGRIRAFKPGAFELAKRTRSPILPIILDGSARALPKRGFVLQGRHPISVRVLDEVSPEQFEDESVEDLTLRLHDLIASHLEPDLPRERKIA, encoded by the coding sequence ATGAAGCAGTTGATTCGGGTACTGGGTTCCCTGGTCTTCTGGAGTTTCCTCGTCGCGAGTTCCGTCGCCCTGTTCCCGTTTGCGGTCGCGATCTGGGCACTCACTCTCGCATTCGATCGGCACCTGCGAATCCTCCATCAGTTCACGTGCTTCTGGGCCTCCCTGTACACCTGGCTGAATCCGATCTGGCCGGTGAAAGTCGAAGGTCGAAACAAGATCCGTCGCGACACGGCCTATGTAATCGTCGTCAACCATCAGTCCCTGCTCGACATCCTGGTATTGTTCCGGCTCTTCGTGCACTTCAAGTGGGTGTCGAAGATCGAGAACTTCCGCGTGCCCTTCATCGGCTGGAATATGTCGATGAACCGCTACATCAAGCTCGTGCGCGGCGATCGCGAGAGCATCATCCAGATGATCGCAGAGAGCCAAAGGACTCTGGAATCGGGAAGCTCGATCATGATGTTCCCGGAGGGAACGCGTTCTTCCGATGGACGAATCCGGGCGTTCAAACCTGGTGCTTTCGAACTGGCCAAACGCACGCGCTCGCCCATCTTGCCGATCATTCTAGACGGTAGCGCGCGCGCACTGCCAAAGCGCGGTTTCGTCCTGCAGGGACGGCACCCGATCAGCGTGCGCGTATTGGACGAGGTTTCTCCAGAGCAGTTCGAAGACGAGAGCGTCGAAGACCTGACCCTTCGCCTCCACGATCTGATCGCGAGCCACCTCGAGCCCGACCTTCCTCGAGAGAGAAAGATCGCCTGA
- a CDS encoding MoxR family ATPase, translating into MIARLLTGLLTGGHVLLEGVPGLAKTLAVKCLAQAIDTGFSRIQFTPDMLPADIIGTEIFNPKEATYSVKKGPIFSNLILADEINRAPAKVQAALLEAMQERQGTIGRETYPLHEPFLVLATQNPIEQEGTYPLPEAQVDRFMLKVRVGYPSKDEERKIMDRMAGGQPEPSVQTVMHPDDILAARAFVDQVFVDDKVRDYIVDVVHATRDPAAAGIPELEDMIEVGASPRASIWLMKAAKAQAFLNNRNYVTPHDVKSLAHDVLRHRIIPTYEAEAEGKSSDDLLSLVLDNVLVP; encoded by the coding sequence ATGATCGCGCGCCTGTTGACGGGGCTCTTGACCGGTGGACACGTCCTGCTCGAGGGCGTTCCGGGGCTCGCCAAGACTCTTGCGGTGAAATGCCTTGCGCAAGCAATCGATACCGGTTTCTCGCGCATCCAGTTCACCCCCGACATGCTGCCGGCCGACATCATCGGCACGGAGATCTTCAACCCCAAGGAAGCCACCTACAGCGTCAAGAAGGGGCCGATCTTCTCCAATCTGATTCTCGCCGACGAGATCAATCGAGCGCCCGCCAAGGTCCAGGCTGCCCTGCTCGAAGCGATGCAGGAGAGGCAGGGAACGATTGGTCGGGAAACATATCCGCTGCACGAGCCATTTCTCGTGCTCGCCACGCAGAACCCGATCGAACAGGAAGGCACCTATCCTCTTCCTGAAGCGCAGGTCGATCGGTTCATGCTGAAAGTAAGAGTCGGCTATCCGAGCAAGGACGAGGAACGCAAGATCATGGACCGCATGGCGGGTGGTCAGCCCGAACCCAGTGTCCAGACCGTGATGCATCCCGATGATATTCTTGCGGCACGCGCCTTCGTCGACCAGGTCTTTGTGGACGACAAGGTGCGTGACTACATCGTCGACGTCGTACATGCTACGCGCGACCCGGCAGCCGCGGGCATCCCGGAACTCGAAGACATGATCGAGGTAGGCGCCAGCCCGCGCGCATCCATCTGGTTGATGAAGGCGGCAAAGGCCCAGGCCTTCCTCAACAACCGCAACTACGTCACGCCACACGATGTGAAGTCTCTGGCTCACGACGTGCTGCGACATCGGATCATACCGACCTACGAGGCCGAAGCCGAAGGCAAGAGCTCCGACGATCTGCTCTCGCTCGTGCTCGACAACGTACTCGTTCCCTGA